From Daphnia pulicaria isolate SC F1-1A chromosome 4, SC_F0-13Bv2, whole genome shotgun sequence, one genomic window encodes:
- the LOC124338012 gene encoding EKC/KEOPS complex subunit Tprkb-like, translating into MWAFKECEPKLLLFKNVTNASEIRERIMKASFPCAAINPRYVLDTFQVLVATQLAVMSHQSHTLKTHSVFSEIVYNMSPTKKITDSLKIFGMNDKDTCFLCVVLNEEDMELVCSKVKGELAEPTQENFETCDENELRKIYKIKEEETKIVSLLDAIINRISTKEIAT; encoded by the exons ATGTGGGCATTTAAAGAATGCGAGCCCAAGttgttactttttaaaaatgtaaccaATGCAAGTGAAATTCGAGAAAGGATTATGAAAGCTAGCTTTCCTTGCGCTGCAATTAATCCTAGATAT GTATTGGACACCTTTCAAGTATTAGTGGCCACCCAACTTGCTGTGATGAGCCATCAAAGTCATACCCTTAAAACACATTCTGTGTTTTCTGAAATTGTTTATAACATGTCCCCAAcaaaaaag ATTACAGAttccttaaaaatatttggaaTGAATGATAAAGATACATGTTTTCTTTGTGTGGTACTTAATGAAGAAGATATGGAACTTGTCTGTTCTAAAGTCAAAGGAGAATTGGCAGAACCCACccaagaaaattttgaaacatGTGATGAAAATGAGCTGaggaaaatttataaaatcaaagaagaagaaacaaaaattgtttctttattggaTGCTATAATTAACCGAATTTCGACAAAAGAAATTGCTACATAG
- the LOC124338011 gene encoding peptidyl-prolyl cis-trans isomerase-like 1: protein MASIPDASWQPPFAVLQTTMGEIAIELYWNHAPNTCRNFAELCRRNYYAGTKFHRIIRDFMIQGGDPTGTGRGGASIYGRNFSDELHDELKHTGAGILSMANSGPNTNGSQFFITLAPTQWLDGKHSIFGRIYSGMSVVKRIGFVETDKDDRPTDDVKIVKCTIKYE, encoded by the exons ATGGCTTCCATCCCCGATGCTTCTTGGCAGCCACCTTTTGCAGTACTTCAAACCAC GATGGGAGAAATTGCTATAGAATTGTACTGGAACCATGCCCCCAACACTTGTAGAAACTTTGCTGAACTCTGTCGTCGAAATTACTATGCAGGCACTAAATTTCATCGGATAATCCGAGATTTTATGATCCAAG gtGGTGATCCCACTGGTACTGGAAGAGGAGGAGCATCTATATATGGACGTAATTTTTCTGATGAATTACATGATGAACTGAAACACACAG GCGCTGGTATACTGTCCATGGCGAATTCAGGACCAAATACCAATGGATCTCAATTTTTCATAACACtag ctccAACCCAATGGCTAGATGGCAAGCATTCCATTTTTGGGAGAATTTATTCAGGCATGTCTGTTGTGAAAAGGATTGGGTTTGTAGAAACAGATAAAGATGACAGACCAACTGATGATGTGAAAATCGTAAAATGTACAATCAAATATGAATGA
- the LOC124338010 gene encoding ribosome production factor 1-like, translating to MENAEENEAGEVLVKPKILTASERLAAKKRFRTQRRLSTMKNKVLRNAQWATLKKEKRKIKKEGQKQRKKEAEALGDKAPPKQVPRTIENTREADVTTVDQEDEEVTFDITHDEYEAYFSKTYEPKILITSSDNPHSKTIHFIRELTKIFPKSECQWRKRSSVKKMIESAKEKDYTDVVVINEDRRVPNGMLVSHLPDGPTAYFKISNVKLTKDMKYKNIIKEFTTHRPEVILNNFQTRLGQAVSRMLASLFHYDPQFKGRRAVTFHNQRDYIFFRHHRYEFKSQKRAALRELGPRFTLRLKWLQKGTFDTIEGDYEWIIAGKRHEMETSRRRFFL from the exons aTGGAGAACGCCGAGGAAAATGAAGCTGGAGAGGTTCTAGTGAAGCCGAAAATCTTAACAGCGAGTGAACGCCTTGCAGCAAAAAAACGTTTTCGTACTCAGAGGAGACTGTCAACGATGAAAAACAAGGTGTTACGGAATGCTCAGTGggctactttgaaaaaagaaaaacgaaag ATTAAAAAAGAAGGTCAAAAGCAGCGAAAAAAGGAAGCTGAAGCTTTAGGAGATAAGGCTCCTCCTAAACAGGTTCCACGTACAATTGAAAATACTAGGGAAGCTGATGTGACAACTGTTGatcaagaagatgaagaagttaCATTTGACATCACCCATGATGAATATGAagcatatttttcaaaaacctaTGAGCCCAAGATTTTGATAACATCATCAGACAACCCTCACTCA AAAACTATTCATTTTATCCGTGAATTAACAAAGATTTTCCCAAAATCTGAATGTCAATGGAGAAAGCGTTCCAGTGTGAAAAAAATGATAGAGAGTGCTAAGGAAAAAGATTACACAGATGTTGTAGTGATAAATGAAGATAGACGAGTTCCAA ATGGAATGTTGGTATCACACTTACCTGATGGCCCAACTGCTTATTTCAAAATAAGCAATGTCAAATTAACAAAGGATATGAAG TACAAGAACATTATCAAGGAGTTTACCACTCATCGTCCCGAAGTCATTCTTAACAATTTCCAGACACGCCTTGGTCAAGCAGTGAGTCGAATGTTAGCTTCTTTGTTTCACTACGATCCCCAATTTAAAGGTCGTCGTGCGGTGACTTTCCACAACCAGCGAGACTACATATTTTTCAGGCACCACCG GTATGAATTCAAATCTCAGAAGAGAGCTGCCTTACGTGAATTGGGCCCTCGATTTACATTGCGACTGAAATGGTTGCAAAAAGGAACTTTCGATACAATTGAGGGTGACTATGAATGGATCATCGCTGGGAAACGGCACGAAATGGAGACGAGCAGGCGCAGATTCTTTCTTTAA
- the LOC124337670 gene encoding uncharacterized protein LOC124337670 produces the protein MTARGTWPGAPTVRIEALEATDKVGSTGPYQTTEFARKLWLENENLADDRFEREGGDEDVGILVGMDQMLNIMFNESATTRPCGLRAYTSNLGKVIGGPSQEKTSKQSQTIVKNFANLNDCVAVEKDDQFRSFCEDITRFDDGRYCTPIPWTTDRWRMEINHQMAAGRLRGMLTKLRKSPVDLANYTKEIEQLIANGFVEEADFNYEGLHTYLPHHPVYRTDKATTKIRPVFDGAARSRYGPSLNDVLETGPNLNPDLLSVLMRFRMNRIAWIADI, from the exons ATGACGGCGCGGGGCACCTGGCCAGGAGCCCCAACGGTGCGTATTGAAGCTTTGGAGGCAACTGACAAAGTAGGAAGCACTGGCCCGTACCAAACTACAGAATTTGCAAGAAAGCTGTGGCTGGAGAATGAAAATTTGGCAGACGACCGCTTCGAACGTGAAGGAGGAGACGAGGACGTCGGGATTCTTGTTGGAATGGACCAAATGTTAAACATTATGTTCAATGAGTCAGCAACTACTAGACCGTGTGGACTCAGAGCCTACACTTCCAATCTTGGAAAAGTTATCGGCGGTCCATCACAAGAAAAAACATCGAAACAAAGTCAAACAATTGTCA AAAACTTCGCAAATTTGAACGACTGTGTTGCTGTGGAGAAGGACGATCAATTCCGCTCCTTCTGCGAAGACATCACGCGATTTGACGACGGCAGatattgcacgccaattccatGGACAACTGACAGATGGAGAATGGAAATCAACCACCAGATGGCAGCAGGAAGACTGCGGGGCATGCTGACCAAGCTACGCAAATCTCCAGTCGACTTGGCCAACTACACCAAAGAAATCGAACAACTAATAGCAAACGGATTTGTAGAAGAGGCTGATTTCAATTACGAAGGCCTCCACACTTATCTACCGCATCATCCAGTCTACCGAACAGACAAGGCCACCACAAAAATTCGACCAGTTTTCGACGGCGCCGCAAGATCCAGATATGGGCCGAGCCTCAACGATGTTTTGGAGACGGGACCAAATCTTAATCCTGATCTCCTCTCGGTCTTAATGCGCTTCCGGATGAACCGGATCGCCTGGATTGCGGATATTTAA
- the LOC124337671 gene encoding uncharacterized protein LOC124337671 yields MWEQILLSDIRQNTWITAGREEVKRIRNECIPCRRFHPKAALQIMSNVNQARLGAREPPFTYTSVDNFCPIDVTYERGTMKRWGALFTCLVTRAVFVDVAISLSSDDFLMVLRLFAAIYRKPAHMFSDNGTNLVGEERILREELKRLKGDEDLTVQLKILGIHWTFQPAQTPHFGGSHEALLRSVKNALYAALDSENLSLRKPSDEILRTLLFEVSGLLNSRLLTYVSSDPDIFRPLTPNDFLNRAPVADLLAGEFSRSLPRDHYRYTQRLATLFWDQWHGAFLQSMVGRRKWQTPAPNLAVEDYVLDDWKNAPRGRWRTGRMVLTYLGSYGLVRAADVKF; encoded by the coding sequence ATGTGGGAACAGATTTTGCTTTCAGATATCCGGCAGAACACCTGGATTACGGCCGGAAGAGAGGAAGTAAAACGCATCAGAAACGAGTGCATTCCATGTCGCCGCTTTCACCCGAAAGCAGCCCTCCAGATCATGTCCAACGTTAATCAGGCGCGATTAGGAGCTCGGGAGCCGCCTTTCACATACACATCGGTAGATAATTTTTGCCCAATCGATGTCACCTATGAGAGAGGAACGATGAAGAGATGGGGAGCCCTGTTCACTTGTCTAGTAACACGGGCTGTCTTCGTAGATGTGGCCATCTCGCTCTCTTCGGACGATTTCCTGATGGTATTGAGGCTATTTGCAGCGATTTACCGGAAGCCAGCGCACATGTTTTCGGATAACGGAACAAATTTGGTGGGAGAAGAGCGGATCCTGCGGGAGGAGCTGAAACGATTAAAAGGAGATGAAGATTTAACCGTGCAGCTCAAGATTCTTGGAATTCACTGGACCTTTCAGCCCGCTCAAACCCCTCATTTCGGCGGATCGCACGAGGCGTTGTTACGATCTGTGAAAAATGCTCTGTATGCAGCACTCGATTCAGAGAATCTCAGTTTGAGGAAACCGAGCGACGAGATTCTTCGCACCCTGTTATTCGAAGTGTCTGGTCTGTTAAATTCGCGTCTGCTCACATACGTGAGTTCGGACCCGGATATTTTTCGCCCTCTTACTCCAAATGACTTTTTAAATCGGGCCCCAGTGGCGGACTTGCTGGCCGGCGAATTCAGTCGGTCTCTGCCAAGAGATCATTACCGCTACACCCAACGGTTAGCTACTCTATTTTGGGACCAGTGGCATGGAGCCTTTTTACAGTCAATGGTTGGACGAAGAAAATGGCAGACGCCAGCACCGAATCTAGCTGTGGAAGATTACGTCCTAGATGACTGGAAGAATGCCCCAAGAGGACGATGGCGCACGGGGAGGATGGTACTGACTTACCTTGGTTCCTACGGTTTAGTCCGTGCAGCGGATGTGAAATTCTAA